ACCTGGCCGCCTTTAATCAGATCTACAGGGAATATTTCAGCGAACCATTTCCTGCCAGAACTACGCTGATAGGTTGTTTGGGCGATTTGCTCAAATTTGAAGTGGATGCAGTAGCATCTTATTAAAATAAAAATCATGTCGCATAGGGTTGCTTTATTAGGGATTTATCATGAGTCAAATACCTTCCTGGACAAGCCGACAACACTATCGGATTTCAGGAAGGGGCATTGGCTGAAAGGAGAGGCTATCAGGAAGGAATACCAGGATGCTTTTCATGAGATCGGCGGCATGCTGGAAATACTGGACCGCGAAGGTATTGAAGTGATCCCTGTCATGTACGCGGAAGCTACGCCGGGAGGAATGATCACAGCGGAAACATATGCTGTTCTGTTACAGGAAATGATGGACCTGTTGGAAGAAATATTACCGGTAGATGGCTGCCTGGTGGTGCCGCATGGGGCAGGTGTGAGCGAAGCTTTTGCAGATATGGACGGACATTGGTTAAGCCAGTTGAGAGCGCGTGTGGGTACAAAAATTCCAATCATCGGTACGTTGGATCCGCATTGCAATATCAGTCAAAGTATGGTGGCTGCCACCGATGCACTGGTTACCTATAAAACAAATCCGCATGTTGATCAGCGGCAGACCGGGAAAGAAGCAGCGTTGCTAATGGTCAATCATTTAAAGGGAAAGATACAGCCACAGCAGATCTTGCAGGCATTGCCTTTAGCCATCAGTATTGAACAACAACATACGGAGAGTGAACCCTGTCTGAGCTTATACGCATACGCGCATCAGTTGCGTGAGCAGGAAGGAATCCTGTCACTCAGCATTTCACTTGGATTTCCGTATGCAGATGTAACCGAAATGGGATCGTCTGTGATCGTGATAGCGGATCAGGATATAGCACTGGCCTTGTCAACAGGACAAAAAATAGAAGCCTATATCCGGGAGCATCTCAAAGATTTTAGTGGCAGGAAAATAGACGTGGCCCACGCATTAGCTTTATTGGAAGATAGTCCGAAACCAGTACTGATGCTGGATATGGGAGATAATATCGGCGGTGGATCACCGGGAAACAGTACCTGCTTATTGGAAGCATTGGAAGCGCATGGGAAATGCAGTTACTTTATTTGTTTGTGTGATCCTGAAGCGGTTGCATCGGCATCGGCATACAAAATCGGGGAGACTTATCAGCTGATCATAACAGCCGATGATACCAATGCCAAGAAACTGGAGATTGATGTTACGTTGCTTCAACTCGCCGATGGAAAGTTTATGGAGTCGAATCCCAGGCATGGGGGACAAGTGAACTTTGACATGGGAAATATTGCCATCGTTTCAACGGCACAGGGAAGTATCATCATGTTTACTTCCCTTCGCATGCCACCATTTAGCCTGCAACAATTACTTGCCTTTAATATTAACCCGGAAGATGTGGATGTGCTGGTAGCAAAAGGGGTGAATGCACCCATTGCGGCGTATGCGCCGGTTTGTGCTACTATCATACAAGTGGATACACCTGGTGTAACCCGGGCCGATATGACACTTTTTACTTATCATAACAGGCGTAAACCCTTGTTTCCGTTTGAAAAATGACACTTATTCATGACCATGGGAACCGAAAAAGTGATAAACAGCCGTGTGGAAAAGATCGCAGATTTCCCGTTCTATACAGAAGGTCCTGCCATTGATAGCCAGGGTAATATTTATTGCACCACCCTCACCGGAGGAAGCATCCTGAAAGTGGATCGTGCGCAAAGGATCACCCATTGGGCATCTTCAGACTGTCCCAATGGACAGATTATTTTACCTAATGATGAACACCTGATATGTGATATTGGACAGGCTGCCATCCGGCGGTTTGATGCCGAGGGGCAGTTTATCCGGAATGATATTGAAAAGTTTTGCGACGATATTCCCATTCATACACCAAACGATCTTGTGGTAGACGCAAGTGGCAATATTTATTTTACAGACTCCATCAGAGAAGAAGGGAAGATTTGTTTTGTGGGTATAGATGGAACGCAGCGCATATTGGCTTCGGGCCTGGATTATCCCAATGGTCTCGTTGTTTCGCCTGATCAGCAATGGCTTTATATCGCAGAAAGTTATAAGAACAGGATCATCAGGATTGATCTGAAACAGCCTGGTGTAGCCATGAGTGACATCAAAGTTTTTGCAGCATTGCCCGTTCATCCTGCTGGCAAACCGGAAAATAACCTGCCTGATGGCCTGACCCTGGATGCAGGGGGAAACCTGTGGGTAGCGCATTACGGCATGCAGGCAGTACATCAGTTATCACCGGATGGACAGCTATTATTATCCATCAACACCGCTATTCCATTAACCAGTAACCTGGTTTTCGTGGATGAATATACCTTGATTGTTACCGGCGGACATGGAGAACCCGGACCGGGTTCATTACATAAGATCCATTTGTTGCCTTGAATGAATATTTGTGCGGTTATCTGAATCAATACTATGGAATATATTAACGTACACGGATATACTATATCCAGGCTTACACTGGGTACGGTTGCTCTCGGACTGGATTACGGCATCTCTAACAATAAAGGGAAGCCTGCACCGCAGGAAAGTTTTGAAATTATGTCCTGCGCATTGGCGGCAGGAATCAATACACTGGACACGGCAGGCAGCTATGGAAATGCAGAACAGTTGATCGGTAGTTTCCTGGATCAATGGGAGAACAGATCACCGGTGAATGTGGTGACCAAATTCAAAATTAAACCGGAACACCTGCTTAACCGCAACGAATTAAACCGGGAAATAATACACAGTGTGCGCTCATCTCTTCACCAGCTGAAATTGCAGCGCATATCGGTTTGTTTGCTGCATATGGACAGCTCGTTGCCGATGGATCAGGTGGCTGCAATACTGCCTTCGCTTTTACATGATTTAAAAGCGGAGGGCCTGATCGATATTGGTGGCGTTTCTGTGGATCATCCTGATGAAGTATCATTTTTTTTAGATCATCCGGAGATACAGGCTTTCCAGGTGCCTGTAAATATATTTGATCACAGGTTGATCAATAACGGCTTGTTACAACGCATGCAGCAGAAGAATAAAATTGTATTCGCCCGCAGTGTATTTCTACAGGGGCTTTTTTTTATGTCTGCTGATCAATTAACAGGGAACCTGGTAAAGGCGAAGGCGTATATCAATGCGTTGCATGACCTGGCGGGTCAGGCGGATATGAGTATCGCGCAACTGGCTTTTTCGTATGTGAGAGACCTGCCGGGAATTACCAGTATCGTTTTCGGTGCGGTAAGCGTGGGGCAGGTTATGCAGAATGCGGGTCTGTTGCAAGGCGGTACTATCAGTATGGCATTAAGAGAAAATATCCGCATCTTGTTTGCGGAGATGCCGGAAGATATATTGATTCCGGCCCTTTGGTCTAAATAAATATTCATTTAAAATAAGGCTATCATGAGTATGTTCAGATTAGATGGGAAGATTGCTATTGTTACGGGAGGGGCGGGTTATTTCGGTAAGCCGCTGTCATTGGCATTGGCCGAAGCCGGCGCACAGGTGATCATTGCCTCCAGGGATGTTGCGAAATGTGACGCTTATGCAGCGAAGCTGAGGGCTGCAGGATGGAAAGCGGAAGGATGGGCGCTTGATCAGGGAGAGGAAGCATCTATCGATGCTTTTACAGCAGGGGTAGTAGCGAAATATGGACAGATAGATATCCTGGTAAATAATGCGGTATCCCGCGAAGGGGTAAAAGACCTGGAAGCATTGAGCAAAGCAGATATTGAAAATGCGCAACTCATTAATACAACCGGTCTTTTTTTATTGACGAAGGCTGTTGTTAAAGTGATGCGTGTGCAGCAATCCGGCAATATTATCAATATTGGTTCCATTCAGGGCGTTGTTGGGCCTAACTTTCCGGTGTATGGCGATACGGGCATGTCAAGTCCTGTTAATTACACCTATGATAAATGGGGGATGGTAGGATTTACAAAATGGCTGGCCAATTATTACGGGAAGTTTAATATCAGGGCTAATTGTATCAGTCCTGGCGGTTACGGACCAGGGGTACGTGGCAGTGAAGGAAGAGAAGAATTTATAGAGAATTATAAGCGGTTGACCCCCCTGGGAAGATTTGCGGAAGATGATGATATAAAGGGGCCGGTGGTTTTTCTGGCTTCCCCTGCGGCTGCTTACATAACAGGGCATAACCTGTTGGTAGATGGTGGCTGGACAAACTGGTAACGGATTCTAAAAAATAAAAAAATTGGCGTATGATGGAAACAGCTACTATTCCGGTAAAAACAAAATTGCCGGCACGTGCCTGGCTGGTGGTAGCACTACTCTCCATCGTGGGATGTTTGAATTACCTGGACCGCACCATGATCACCACGATGCGGGAATCAATTATAACAGCTATTCCCATGACTGATTCACAGTTTGGGCTGCTTACTTCCAGCTTCCTGTGGGTGTATGGCTTGTTAAGTCCGTTTGCGGGGTTTCTGGCTGACCGGTTTAACCGCAGCCGTGTGATCATCTGTAGCTTATTTTTGTGGTCTATCGTCACTTGGATGACTGCTTACACCACTACATTCGAAGGCTTGCTGGCAACACGCATCCTGATGGGTGTAAGTGAAGCCTGTTATATTCCTGCTGCGCTGGCATTGATTATGGATTATCACCGCACCAATACCCGCTCGCTGGCTACCGGCATTCATATGGTAGGCATTATGTGTGGATCGGGGATGGGATTTATTGGCGGATGGGTAGCGGAAAAACACCATTGGAGCACCAGTTTTATCCTGCTGGGAATTGTAGGTGTCATCTATGCCGTGATACTTGTTTATACACTTCGGGATGTACCGAAACAAACAAACGAATCGACTACCGCACCATTGGAAGAAAAGATCAGTTTCTTTACCGCTCTGAAAGATTTGTTCGGGCTGCGCTCATTTAACCTGATGCTGGCAGCCTGGGGATTATTGGGCACGGTTACCTGGCTGGTAGTGGGTTGGTTGCCTACTTATCTGCAAGAAAATTTTCACCTCACACAAAGTATGGCCGGGCTTTATGCTACCGGGTTTTACTATCCCGCAGCATTCATCGGTTTATTGTTGGGGGGGTATTGGGCAGACAGGTGGAGCCGCACCAATCCGCGTGCGCGTTTACTCGTTCCCGTTATTGGCCTCAGCATTGGGGCGCCCTGTATTTTTATTGCCAGTTCTACACCTTTTTTAGCCATTGCAGTAGGATGCTTTATGCTTTTCTCGCTGACCAAAGCATTTATAGATACCAACATGATGCCCATACTTTCTATGGCGGCAAATCCGCGTTACCTGGCTACGGGCTATGGTATACTGAACCTGGTTGCCTGTATTATCGGTGGTGTGGGGCTATATGCGGGCGGTGTTTTACGCGATGCACAAATCAATCTCAGCAAAATATACCAGGTGGCTGCCTTGGTTATGATAGCCAGCATCGTGTTGTTGGCGCTGGTACGACCACATACAAAAACGGGCGATAAATAAATTAATCTGAACAACTGCAAATAACGATACCGGAATGGAAAATATAGCATACAAAAAATCGGCACAGCTCCTGGAAAGAGCGAAGAAGGTAATGGCGGGTGGTGTTTCATCCGAATTCAGAAAATATGGCCATCCGCATGCGCTGTTTTATACGCATGGCGAAGGAGCCCACATTTATGATGTGGATGGAAATGACTACCTGGATTTTACACTGAGCCAGGGACCTTTGATCCTGGGACATTCCCATCCCGCTGTTATAAAAGCTGTGAATGAATATACGGCTCATGGACAGCTTTTCGCCGGGCAACATTTGCAGGAACTTGAACTGGCGGAGAAGTTGAACAACCTCATTCCTTCGGCGGAACTAATGCGGTTTTGCCTGGATGGTTCTGAAGCTGTGCAAACCGCTCTCCGGATTGCCAGGGCCACTACCGGCAGAAAAAAATTCCTGCGTTTTGAGGGGCATTATCATGGCTGGCTGGACAATGTATGCTGGGGTATCTCTACTCCTTCAGAAGAAGCTCTTGGCAGCAAAGAAGACCCGCACGTATTTCCCTGGACAGCCGGAATACCGGAACGCGCCCGGGAGGAATTTATCATCCTGCCGTGGAATGATCTGGCATTGCTGGAGAAAACAGTGGCTACACATTATGAAGATATTGCAGCGATCATTACAGAACCGGTGATGTGCAACAACGGGTGTATTATGCCCGTTGAAGGCTTCCTGGAAGGACTCCGGAAGGTCTGTGACCAATACGGTATCGCCCTGATATTTGATGAGGTGATTACCGGGTTCAGACTGGGACTGGGCGGCGCCCAGCAATACTTTGGTATTACTCCTGATATTTCTGTTTTTGCGAAAGCACTGGCAAGCGGATATCCGATCAGCGCAGTGGTAGGCAAAAGGGAGTGGATGAAAGTAATTGAAGAAGCAACCGTTATTCATGCAGGCACAATGAATGCAGGGAATGCCACTGTGGCAGCGGCACTAGCCACTGTTCAGGTACTGGAGGCTGAAATGCCTTACGACCGCTTGTTTCGGTATGGTAAAAAATTAATGGATGGTTTGAGGAATGCCGCCAAGGAAACCAATCAGAACTTACTGGTGCAAGGCCCTGGTCCCATGGTACATATAGGGTTTACGCAACTGGACGCTGTAAAAGATTACAGGGACACCTTACATTACGACCGCGCTAAATTGGGTAAGTTTATGGCCGCTATGCACGACAGGAAAGTAAGGATCATCGGAAGAGGGTTATGGTATATCAGCACGGCACATACGGAAGCAAATATTGATCATGCCATTGCAACGGCGAGAGAGGTATTAGGTAATTTGTAACTGAAACAGCAATATTTTATGAATCATACGCTCATTGATCCACTGACAATACCATTCAGCGCCCTCGGATTGGGGTGTGTAACTTTTGGCCGGGAAATAGATCAGGGGGCTTCCTTTGTTATGATGGATCATGCACTGGCCCATGGGATTACTTTGTTCGATACGGCTTCCGCCTATGGCGGCGGCGCCTCTGAAACGATTGTAGGAGCCTGGCTGACTGCACGCCGGCCTGCAAGAGATACACTTATTATCGCCACAAAACTACTGCCACCTTATGAACCGGTGCAAATCATGGCGGCGGTAGATCAAAGTCTGCAGCGCCTTGGAACCGATACCATCGACCTGTTGTACTTGCATCGCTGGGACCCTTCCATTGAAACAACGGCTGCTCTCGAAACTTTTCAGGCGCTAATACAAAGTGGAAAAATACGCATGCTTGGCGCCAGTAATTTCAATGCAGCACAAATCAGTGAAACATTGCGCCGACAGGCAGCACTCGGATATGCACGTCTCGGGTCATTTCAGAATAACCACAACCTCGCCGTGAGTGATATCGATGAAGCAATATTCAACATTGCTGCGGAACATAACATAGCGTTGGTTACTTACAGTCCGCTCGGCGCGGGCTTTCTTACGGGCAAATATCAGCAGGGGATGCCGGGTAGTACCCGTTTCTCTGTGATACCGGGTCACCAGGATATTTATTTTCAGGAGGCTGCTTGCCGGCGGTTGGATACCCTTCAGAAAGTGGCGGCAAGTACTGGTCATTCACCGGTGCATCTCGCATTGGCCTGGGCGATGCACCAGCCGGGCGTAACGTCTGTACTCGTGGGTGGTCGCAATACAGCGCAGCTGGATCAGGCATTTGCCGCGCAGGCTTTCAATGACTCCGCTATTTTTGCGGCGCTGGAATCTGCCTGATATTTTATTTTACCGTTTCGGTTGTTTTCTCTACAGCAAAATAATGCTTTAGATTTTCGCGGTATTTATTCGGTGGGCGTGTGTGGCGTTCGCTGAATTATGCCCTTAATATGATCGCTGTAATCTGCTGTCTTGCTTTTTTAGATTCGGGGAAATTTAAAAGCATCCAGGCATGGATCATATCTTCATATTCGTAGTAATTAAGTGCAACCCCTTTCGCCTGGGCCATGGATTTTAATTTTCTGGCATCCGCTACCAGGATTTCTTTTGAGCCAACAAAAACAGATATTTTACCCAGGCCCTCTAATGTGCCGTTAATTGGACTGAGTAAAGGATTATCCAATGCAGTACCACCTGCATACAATAGGCCGGCCTGTTGTAGTTTCTTTTTCCCTAAAAAGGGATCTATGGGCTCCGTTTCTTCTATTGCAGGATTTGACAATGTAATGTCCAGCCACGGAGAAAGCAGGATAATCTGATCAGGCTGGCTTACCTGCTCCAGCTTCATTTGTTGTGCCAGGGCCAGCGCAAAGCCACCACCCGCAGAATCGCCCATCAGTACCAGGTCAGCCGGACTAACCGTTTCGGTTAGTTGCTTGTAAAGTGGTGTTACCATCGCAAAGGATTCTTTGTATGTGTAAGCAGGAGCAAGCGGATAATCCGGCGCTGTAATGGTGCAATGGGTTTGCGCTACCAGTTCCGACAGGAACTCCCAGTGGAAGAGCTGGAAATTCTGAGTATAGGCGCCGCCGTGTAAATAAAGGATGTGTTTTCCGCTGTTTTTATGCTTTGGTTTTAAGGTGAATACATTAAAACCATCGATCTTTGACTGATGAATATCACAAATCTTTGAAATCTTTAAAGGAGGTTCGGGACGATTGTAAAAATTAAACCTGGAAGCTGCCAATTTCACCGGTAAGGCTTTCTTATTGATCAGCCGGAGAAAGATATTGAATAATCTGCTTTGGGGACTTGCCAATATGAATGTTTTAGATAATTTCGGTAAATAGCAATCGGGCCAGGCTCTACGGTAGGAAATGATGGCATAAAGGTAGCTATTTAATTGTCAGCAATACCCGGAGGTTTGCAGTTCGGGTAGAGCGGTATTTTAAAAGCACAAAATATTGCAAAGCTATGGATAGAGATATGCAGGAGAAGGATGATTTCTGGCTTCGGCTTGATAATGCTGCGAAGATATATCCCGCCATAAAGGATAAAGAGCTTACTTCTGTATTCAGGATAGGCGTGAAATTAAAACAGCGGGTAAAAGCAAAGCAGTTCCTGGAGGCGGTGCGTGCTATTGAAGCGCGTTTTCCCTATTATAAAGTGAAACTGAAAACCGGTTTTTTCTGGTACTACCTGGAGCCGCAGGATTTGCCTGTAACCATATCGCCCGACCAGGAAACCCCTTGCCGCGCTTTTTACCGGGAAGAACTGATGTTCAGGGTGCTCGCTAAAGAAAACAGGATCAGTGTTGAATTCTCTCATATCCTGACAGATGGAACGGGAGCATTTGAATTTTTAAAAACATTGTTACTGATTTATTTTGAAAAATGCGGCTTGACGATTCCTGTTAACCTTCCGTTTTATCACCCCGGAGAAGCCCCTGCAAAAGAAGAATATGAAGATGCCTATGGGAGGTATTTTAAAAAGATCGAAGGAGGCCCCGCCAAAATACCAAGGGCATTCCATGTTCCTTTCCATTTAAAAAAGGCGCCACGTTTTGCGGTATTAACGGCCATTGTACCAACCGGCGCAATCGTCAAAAAGGCGAAAGAATATGAAGTCAGTCTCACCGAATTTCTGACGGCGGTTTACATCTATTCACTTCAGCATATCTATAATCACCAGTCAGCCTTTAAAAAGCGAAGCAGCCATAAAATAATCCGCATTGAAGTACCGGTAAACCTGCGCAGGATGCTGCCTTCCCGTACCATGAGGAATTTTTCGCTGTATGTGATGCCCGGCATTGACCTGGGACTGGGTGATTATACCTTTGAAGAGATCGTGAAAGTAGTATATCATCAGATGCAACTGGAAACAGATAAAAAACTGATCAGTAAAATGATTTCCCGCAACGTTGGCGGGGAGAAGAATCCGTATATAAGAGGTGTGCCGTTATTTGTTAAATCTTTCATTCTTTCCCGGCTCTATGCAGCGGGTACAAGACAATACAGCGGCGTGGTTACCAATCTTGGAAGAATAGATTTAAGTCCCGGTATAAATAACCTGATCGATACATTCCAGTTTATTCCACCGCCGCCCAACAAGATCTTAAAAGTTAATTGTGGTGTCGTTGGATTTGATAATAAATTGGTGTTGAGCTTTGGCAATATCACCGTATCGAGGGAGCTGGAAAGACAGTTCCTCACATTCCTGACAGCCCAGGGCATCCCGGTTAAAATTGTTAATTTCAAGTAACAGCTATGATCATTTGTAAAAATTGCGGCGTGGAACTGGAGGAGGGAATAGCATTTTGTCCCTTATGTGGCGTGCCGGTAAACGGACAAGCAGGGAGTGAGCATACCCATTTTCATTTAACTGGAGAGGGACCGCAATTTACGGGTGGTCATGTTAAGATGAGCCGGCCGCAAAGAAAATTTACATGGGAAATTGCCTCTATCATTCTGCTCTCCGGGGCCATTGCATCTATCGCTATTAATCTTATCATCAGCAAAAAAATTACGTGGTCTGAATATCCGCTTGCTATTTCTCTTACTATTTTTTCTTACGTATCTATATTTACATTCTGGAATCAAAAAACCATCCCGAGGATGGCCGCTGGATTCATTGTATCCTGTTTTTTTTTAGTCATGCTTGATACGCTCACCCGCAATATCAGTTGGGAAGTAAAACTGGGAATCCCCTTGCTGCTGGCCAGTAATCTGGTGATGGCATTACTGATAGCCGTTATCCGTGTGGCAAAGTATAAGGGCATCAACCTGATCGCATATTCCTTTCTTGGATCGGCTATCTTATGTATTTGTATTGAAGGGATCTTATCTTTTTATAGAAATGGCAGCTTTCATCTTGATTGGAGCATCATTGTGGCTGCCTGTACTGTTCCTGTAAGTATTGTATTGTTCTTTGTGCATTTCAGGTTGAAAAGAGGGCAAAATCTTGAGCGCACTTTTCACATTTAGTAGCAGCACACCGGCGGGAATTTAGCTTGTAAAATTGCGCTTTTTTTGATATATTAGTAGTGTAAGAAGTGTTTACTCCAATTCCAGTCCGATCTTAGTACCCCATTGATCACTTTATAGCTATTATTTATGGCGGAAGTTAGAATCTCGAGTCCCCACCTGGTTTCACAGCTACTTTCCAAAGAGGAGCGGATGAAAAATATCCTGGTACTTGGCCTGGACGGTAAAATTAATGCTGCCGGTGAATGGACTGCTGATCTGGACCTGATCATCAGGTCGATTAAAGTGAGTGTGCTGGGTTTTTCCCGCACCAAAAAATATTATGTAGGCGCTCCGGGCGCTACCCTCCGGTTGGATGTTACAGATGGCGCTGTACAGCAATACTCAAAAGGGAAGCCATTGGAGGTAAATCATACAGAGACGAAGAAAAGTATCGGTAAAATCAGTCTGAAGATTAAACCGGAAATAGAAGCCCACCATGTAAAAGCATCGGTGGCAGAAGTGGAGAAGTCGAGGGATAAAGAGAGTGCCTCAACAAGTAGCTATCCATTTACAGAGATGTGGATTGAAGCGATTAAATATGAAGATCAGGTGGAGTGGAGAATAGACCTCCCCGAAGGTAATCATGTGGTGCGTGATTATTTATTGGGAAACATACCATTTTCGGCTACCATAAAATGGAATATTAAAGAGAAACAGGGAACTTTTTTTGTTGCCCCTTCAGATATCTTTTTTTATAACAAAAAGAATAAGAAAATAGACAAAATGAAAACGTTGTTGATGCGGTTTGCGTTGCATCATTTTCAAAAGGAATCAGTAAAAAATCCGGAAGGGTTAAGGTTTAACTTTGAAATTTATGAGTGACGAAATTCAGATTTCTGAGAAGACATACGCCATACTTCAGCAAATTGAAGCGGCCAGGGAGGTGGACCTGCATCTCCTGGAAAGCCTTTTCCCGGATATAACGGTGGATGAGTTCCGGAATTTTCTGCGCTTAAATCATATCCCCGAGGATATAGATACCCAAAAAATAGTAACACTTCTTTCGGATAAATCAGTTGTTACCCGAAGTCCTACTTCCACTAATAAAGGCGCCCTGATATTAAAGATGGCAACAGAAGCCGGCATTACAAAGAGCGCAGCAGCCCTGGTCATTGATGCGGTGGTGAGTGCGGTTGCATCCACCCTAAAGAAGGGTGAAAGCGTTACTTTACCTGGTTTAGGCACCTTCTCCGTTTCAAAAAGAGCTGCCCGCAATGGCCGGAATCCGCAAACCGGGCAAACGATCAGGATTAAAGCTAAGAAGGTCGCCAGTTTTAAAGCCGGGAAGGTGCTGAGCGAGAAGATCAGGTGATTGAGAGCTTAAAAGTGTCTAATTTTAATAGGATAATCTGTTTTTATTCGATTATCTTATGGAAATTAGACAGAAATAATGATTTTGGTATTATTTTTGTCTAATTTTAACAAGATAATTGGTTTTTGTTCGATTATCTTATTAAAATTAGACATTTTAGTATGACTACAAACCAGGCCATACAATCTTATACCGGACAACTTTTGACACATCAGCTATTGATGTCCATATTAAAGGATTACAAAAGGCCTAATGATAAGATTCATGCACTACTTGATGAGGGTGTTTTAACATCTGTTAAAAGAGGCGTCTATATTGTGGGACCGGCATTACAATCGAAAAAGCCGGAATCATTTCTTTTAGCCAATCATATTTTAGGTCCCAGCTATGTTTCTTTAGATACTGCATTGTCTTATTACGGATTAATTCCTGAACGTGTATTTGAGATTTCTTCTATGACTACTAAAGCTGCCAGGAAATTTACAACACCAGCAGGTATGTTTGCCTATTACCGGTTGTCATTACCCTATTATGCTTTTGGTATCCAGCGGGTAAAATTATCAGACGATCAATACGCACTGGTAGCATCACCGGAAAAAGCACTGTGTGATAAAATAGTTACAACCCCCGGGGTAAAATTAAGAAGCCGGATCAATGTGCTTAATTATTTACTGGAAGATCTGAGAATGGAGGAAGATAGTGTCAAAGAACTAAATACAAATAGCATACAGGATTGGTTACCAGATGCTCCTAAAAAGGATAGTTTATTGATGATGATTAAAACAATCAACAGCTTATGATAAAAGAGTGGCTGGAATCATATAAGCCTGCAAACAAAGAAGAAGCTTTGCAGGCCCTGCGTGAAATCATGCAGGAAATTGCCCTTGCAGGTTTGCAGCGTGCCGGCTTTTTTGAGAAAGCAGCTTTCTATGGGGGAACTGCACTACGTATCTTTTATGGTCTGAATCGTTTTTCAGAAGATCTTGATTTTTCGCTCCTGGAAGTGAATCCCGGCTTTTCTCTGGATAAATATCTTGATGCCATCGTTATTGAATTTGCAGCTTTAGGGATGAATGTGTCTGTCAGAGAGAAACAAAAAACAAATCAGCATAATAATATTGAATCGGCATTTTTAAAATCTGAAACCATTTGGAAGGAATTGATTCTGGAAGACATTATTCCTCAGAACGGGCTTGATCAGAAAGCAAATATCAAAATAAAACTTGAAGTTGATACTGCGCCTCCTTTAGGCTTTGAAACGGAAGAAAGGTTATTGTTGAAACCTTTCTCTTTTTATGTAAAGTGCTTTACTGTTGCAGATCTTTTTGCCGGTAAAATGCATGCATTGTTATTTCGTAAATGGAAGAACAATGTAAAGGGCCGGGACTGGTACGATATGGAATGGTACATCAAAAAAGGTATTTCCTTAAACCTGAAGCACTTTCTGTTAAGAGCAAAGGATAGTGGTGACTGGAATAAGGATACGATTACAGAAGAGGAGTTCAGGGAGCTATTAAGTGTTAAAATAGATA
The Chitinophaga sp. MM2321 DNA segment above includes these coding regions:
- a CDS encoding M81 family metallopeptidase — encoded protein: MSHRVALLGIYHESNTFLDKPTTLSDFRKGHWLKGEAIRKEYQDAFHEIGGMLEILDREGIEVIPVMYAEATPGGMITAETYAVLLQEMMDLLEEILPVDGCLVVPHGAGVSEAFADMDGHWLSQLRARVGTKIPIIGTLDPHCNISQSMVAATDALVTYKTNPHVDQRQTGKEAALLMVNHLKGKIQPQQILQALPLAISIEQQHTESEPCLSLYAYAHQLREQEGILSLSISLGFPYADVTEMGSSVIVIADQDIALALSTGQKIEAYIREHLKDFSGRKIDVAHALALLEDSPKPVLMLDMGDNIGGGSPGNSTCLLEALEAHGKCSYFICLCDPEAVASASAYKIGETYQLIITADDTNAKKLEIDVTLLQLADGKFMESNPRHGGQVNFDMGNIAIVSTAQGSIIMFTSLRMPPFSLQQLLAFNINPEDVDVLVAKGVNAPIAAYAPVCATIIQVDTPGVTRADMTLFTYHNRRKPLFPFEK
- a CDS encoding SMP-30/gluconolactonase/LRE family protein, whose product is MTMGTEKVINSRVEKIADFPFYTEGPAIDSQGNIYCTTLTGGSILKVDRAQRITHWASSDCPNGQIILPNDEHLICDIGQAAIRRFDAEGQFIRNDIEKFCDDIPIHTPNDLVVDASGNIYFTDSIREEGKICFVGIDGTQRILASGLDYPNGLVVSPDQQWLYIAESYKNRIIRIDLKQPGVAMSDIKVFAALPVHPAGKPENNLPDGLTLDAGGNLWVAHYGMQAVHQLSPDGQLLLSINTAIPLTSNLVFVDEYTLIVTGGHGEPGPGSLHKIHLLP
- a CDS encoding aldo/keto reductase, with product MEYINVHGYTISRLTLGTVALGLDYGISNNKGKPAPQESFEIMSCALAAGINTLDTAGSYGNAEQLIGSFLDQWENRSPVNVVTKFKIKPEHLLNRNELNREIIHSVRSSLHQLKLQRISVCLLHMDSSLPMDQVAAILPSLLHDLKAEGLIDIGGVSVDHPDEVSFFLDHPEIQAFQVPVNIFDHRLINNGLLQRMQQKNKIVFARSVFLQGLFFMSADQLTGNLVKAKAYINALHDLAGQADMSIAQLAFSYVRDLPGITSIVFGAVSVGQVMQNAGLLQGGTISMALRENIRILFAEMPEDILIPALWSK
- a CDS encoding SDR family oxidoreductase, whose product is MSMFRLDGKIAIVTGGAGYFGKPLSLALAEAGAQVIIASRDVAKCDAYAAKLRAAGWKAEGWALDQGEEASIDAFTAGVVAKYGQIDILVNNAVSREGVKDLEALSKADIENAQLINTTGLFLLTKAVVKVMRVQQSGNIINIGSIQGVVGPNFPVYGDTGMSSPVNYTYDKWGMVGFTKWLANYYGKFNIRANCISPGGYGPGVRGSEGREEFIENYKRLTPLGRFAEDDDIKGPVVFLASPAAAYITGHNLLVDGGWTNW
- a CDS encoding MFS transporter translates to MMETATIPVKTKLPARAWLVVALLSIVGCLNYLDRTMITTMRESIITAIPMTDSQFGLLTSSFLWVYGLLSPFAGFLADRFNRSRVIICSLFLWSIVTWMTAYTTTFEGLLATRILMGVSEACYIPAALALIMDYHRTNTRSLATGIHMVGIMCGSGMGFIGGWVAEKHHWSTSFILLGIVGVIYAVILVYTLRDVPKQTNESTTAPLEEKISFFTALKDLFGLRSFNLMLAAWGLLGTVTWLVVGWLPTYLQENFHLTQSMAGLYATGFYYPAAFIGLLLGGYWADRWSRTNPRARLLVPVIGLSIGAPCIFIASSTPFLAIAVGCFMLFSLTKAFIDTNMMPILSMAANPRYLATGYGILNLVACIIGGVGLYAGGVLRDAQINLSKIYQVAALVMIASIVLLALVRPHTKTGDK